AAAGGAGAATTTTGTCCAGGAAAGAGTTTTCATTCAAAGAGGAAATTAAAAGACGAGATCATGAGCAACAGATAAACAAGGCATTTGTATCCTGAAGAAGCCATAGAAACAGGGCAGTGTAAAAGCAGGGCAGCAGCCTGGGAGACATTGGACTTGGTGTGATATTTTTGTCATCAAAGActtcaggaggaagagagaagacacCTTTCCAGAGAATGAAAGAGTGCACCGTAAAAATGGAGGAGACCAGGGTTTCTGAGATTCAAATAGAAACTAAGGATGAGAAGGGGCCAGTAGCAGTGAGTCCTcaggaagagagacaagagagaaaaacagccaCACTTTGcttcaagagaagaaagaaagcaaacaagatgAAGCCCAAAGCTGGTTCTGAGACTGCTGAGGTGACAAAGAAGTGTCCCCCAGAAGCGGGGGTTTCTCCTCAGCTGCAGCCAGCGGGGGCCTGGGCCTCCATCAAACGCTTTGTGACACGCAGGAAAAGGTCTGAGTCTTCAAAAAAGCCTAAGTTATCTGAGCCTGAAGCGCAGCCTGAGGATGTGGCACTTCctgaaaaaaaggcaaaatcCAGACTTAAGATTCCTTGCCTAAGATTCTCAAGAGGGGCAAAGAGAAGTCGTCATTCCAAACTCACAGAAGACTCAGGCTACGTCAGGGTCCAGGGAGATGCTGACGATTTGGAGATAAAAGCCCAGACCCAGCTGGCTGACCAGGCAATCCAGGGTAAGTCCACCCAGGGCCTACAGGAAGATGTGTTGGCGGAGGATGGTAAAGAGGGCCGCGAATCACATGTAAGCAACAGTGTCACATCAGCAGAGAAGGTGATTTCCGTAGAACTGGAATTAGAAAACCAGTCTTCTGCTATTCAGATGGAGACTACAGGGCTTGAAACGGAAACTAAAGTGATTACGGAAAAGCCAAGTGTACAAGCACAGCAAGCAAATCTATTTGAGAGCTCAGAAGCAGCTAGCCCGCAGCCAGTGGCTTCTGCGGCTCCTCCCTCACCAGCAGCCAAACAGCGGCGCGGTGTAGAACAACCCAGTGCCAACATCCAAGAGAGTGCACCAAGTGCGAAAGATGAGGGGAGTAGAGGGAGTGCtgctgaagaaaagaaagcagaagaaattgCGCTGAGCCAGGCAAAGAAAGGTAAACTAATCCAGGCAGAGGAAGCTACAGTGGGCCAAGTAAAGGAAGCTACCGTCGTCCAAGCAGAGGAAACTATATTGAGTCAAGCAGAGAAAGGTAAACTGAGCAAAGCAGAGGAAATTACAGTGGCACAGGCAGAGGAAGCTACAGTCAGCCAGGCAGAGGAAGTtacagccagccaggcagagaATGCTATAGTCAGCCAGCTGGAAGAAGCTACAGCCGGCCAGGCAGAGGAAGCTACAGTCAGCCAGACAGAGGAAGCTACAGTGTCCCAGGCAGAGGAAGCTACAGTGTCCCAGGCAGAGGAAGCTACAATAGGCCAGGTAGAGGAAGCTACAGTGTCCCAGGCAGAGGAAGCTACAGTGTCCCAGGCAGAGGAAGTTACAGTTGCCCAGGCAGAGGAAGCTGCAATTGGCCAGGTAGAGGAAGCTACAGTGTCCCAGGCAGAGGAAGCTATAGTGGGCCAGGCAAAGGAAGCTACAGTTAGCCAAGTAGAGGCAGCTATAGTTAGTCAGGCAGAGGAAGCTACAGTGTCCCAGGCAGAGGAAGCTACAGTGTCTCATGCAGAGGAAGCTACAGCCGGCCAGGCAGAGGAAGCTACAGTGTCCCAGGCAGAGGAAGCTACAGTCGGCCAGGCAGAGGAAGCTGCAATTGGCCAGGCAGAGGAAGCtacagccagccaggcagaggaAGCTACAGCCAGCCAAATAGGGGCAGCTATAGTTAGTCAGGCAGAGGAAGCTACAGTGTCCCAGGCAGAGGAAGCTGCAGTAAGCCAGGCACCAGatctgaaagaaaatggaattgATGCAGAGAAACCCCGAtcagaagaaagcaaaaggaTGGAGCCAATTGCTATTATCATCACAGACACTGAAATCAGTGAATTTGATGTTAAGAAATCTAAAAATGTCCCTAAGCAATTCCTAGTTTCAATGGAAAATGAGCAAGTAGGGGTTTTTGCTAATGACGGTGATTTCGACGGGAGAACTTCAGAGCAATATGAAACACTCTTAATAGAAACAGCTTCTTCTCTCGTCAAGAATGCTATCGAGCTGTCTGTAGAACAGCTGGTGAATGAAATGGTTTCCGGGGACGACAAAATAAATGCCCTGCTACAGTGACTGCACTTCCAgatcacaggaagagagagaaacccCTTAAAAGATGGATTCTTTTATACGTTTGTGGCACTTCTTCTCTCTTAGTGATAAATTAGAGGCTTATCTTCTGTGGAATCGAAAGATACAATTCCAGCCCAGAAGTGCTAAAGAATAAATGAAGTTTATAAAACTCCGTCATTGAAACACAGTCAGTTCTGGACGGGGGTGTATGGGGGGGCACAAAGGGGGTGTCAGCTCAGATGACAGTGTGAAGTGACATACAGGGAGGTGCAGAAATGGCAGCTTTGACGAAGTGAGAGTATTTCTTGAGCACTTGGTATGCTAGATGCTCCCCTGGTCTCTACTGTCACAACGCTGGAACGCCGTGTATAGGTGACCACTGCATTCgcttttcttttccagtgtgTGTTCCTGTTGTTTCTAATGGTGAACTAGGCGGGTTGGTTTCTAGCCCTGAACAAGTTCCTGACAAACGCCATTCACAGGTTCCTTCAGCTAGGGAAGTAGTCAACAAGCATAAAAGCCCGGAAACtgggagtctgttttctctctccatcttccttgcCCAGCAGAACTGTATATACCCATCTGTGTGTGGCCCCATCTGCTGAGAACTTAAAAGGGGAATAGTGCTTTCTATCCAGAAGGCAAAGGATTCCCTTAGCaggggatttttttattttttgttttggtttttgttttggttttttttttttgagacagggtttctctgtgtaatacctggctatcctggaactcactctgtagaccaagctggtctcaaattcacagagatctacctgcctctgcctctgcctctgcctctgcctctgcctctgcctctgcctctgcctctgcctctgcctctgccttaaaggtgtgtgctactaccaGCTGGCCAGAGCTATTTCTAAAGACCCAGGAAACCGtaatattctttttccttttctttttttagtttttcaagacagggtttctctgtgttatcttggctgtcctggactcgctttatagaccaggctggccttgaactcacaaagatcggccagcctctacctcccaagtgctgggattaaggtgtgggccaccacggcCAGCTCCATAATATTCTTGTGAAAATAGTTCTTCTTGGCCAAATATGAACTATATGCACAACTGAATAAAAAGTCAAAATTCATGTaagggcatggcggtgcacacctttaatcctagcactcaggaggcaaaggcaggtggatcactgtgagtggaGGCCAGATTGGCCtataaaagcaagtccaggacagccatggctagacagagagaccctgtgtgtgtgtgtgaggggggggggaacaaaacaaaacagaacaacaacaacaaaaattcatgTGAAAGCCTAGATTTTTAACGCCAGTGTTTTTCACTGTGTGTCGCTGTAACACTGTAACATACTTCCCATCCCCGCATTAGAGTCCATATTGTACAGCATTCCCACCCCACTTTCTAAACTAAGTGACGTTGTTACAACTAGCTACAAAAGATACAGTGCAGATGGTATGGTGTCTGTTGAAGAGCATTGTCCTTAGGCATGAGCAccactgcctcttgagtgctgggatcaaaggcgtgagccaccactgcccagcaagcaCCACTGTTTTTCATCTGCTGTGCATCTACACTGTGTTTATGGATTGCGTATGTATACACTGCTTCTTCCTatactttctttttgtaaatacaTATTGTGATCTTGTACAGAAGGAATTTAACCAAATGGTGAATGTTTAGCAAGATACTCGGCTggaaaatgatattttctttagGCCTGCCCATCTTCATGTTTTTAATGGGTGATGGGGGTATCATTCAATTTAGCTACATAAAAACACATGACCCCCCCCTCAGTAAATTTCTTTTGTGTTCCTTTTAGATGTAAAACCAAAAATCACTGCTAAGTCGTCTCTGAAAGAGTACTTTAACCCACTGCATACGGTGCTAGCAGACTTGTATACATAGCTACCACAGATATGTCTGAAAATGAACAGTTTTAAAAGCCTAATTAGCGTTGGTGCACTTTTCAGTACTTTAAATAATCCTCTATCTATTTACTATAATATTGGCTCCATTATTATTACTTGTATTACGGTTTCTAATAACTTCTTATGAATgagtaaaatcaataaaatatatagctCTTAGCAGCTACTGGAGGTATTTTGATTTTGGGGATTTGGAAAAGTAGGTACAAAGTAAATATGTAATCTTGGGGGTAAGAAAGTAGCCCTAGGTCTCAggttttggagtgtgtgtgtgtgtgtgtgtggtgtgtgtgtgtggtgtgtgtgtgtggtgtgtgtgtgttccctacaCTGTTGTTAGACAACCACACCTTTGGTTAGAATGCATTATGATAGCTTATTTTTATAGGAAAATATATTCTTCATTCTTAAATGATTTCTATGGCTTTTCTGAGGACTTAAATAAACAGAACTTCCATCTGTAAATGTTGTGCCGGACTTAAATGAGGCCCCAATAAACACTAGGAGCCaatacatatgtaaacacacaagGGTCTTGTTTATTAATCATTCAGCTTACGCTGGCCCTACACATCACCGACACAGCGGATCAGGTGCGAGTCCCTAATGCAAGAAGGAAAGAACGTTTTATAGATTGTGGCAAGTGAGAGAGCAAGAAGGTGGGTTTTTAGTTTGGCAGGCATCCTCTTGATTATTTCTTGAACTAATTGATATTTGTCTGGTACTAGTCCGATGTCAAACCACAAATGATTAACTTCTAAGGAAGAACTCTTGAGAAGTCTGGGGGAGCGTTtacatttttaatactttattttccaGCGGATTGGCTATTCTTTATCTCTGTGCCAAGTGtatctttgtgggtttttctagACCCGGAGTTCAAGAGTGTGTCGCTTAAATACAGCAATGAaagttttaagcaaaatggagttACTTTGGTCCATCATAAACAGAATGCGGAAATTCATTAATGGGTTGTCACCTGATGTGTCTGCTACGTGGCCAAATTATAGTGAATTTAAAGATGATCCAACCTGTTctgttgttataaaaataaacaggaaccATAGATATGGCTTAGAAGTCTACCATAAAATAGTTTATTACAATGGGATGAATTTTAAGCAGTTTGACCTTTTATgcaaaacatttagaaaaagtCAGACTCCATTTACACCCTTTTGGCCTTTAACTGACCAGTTTAAAGGCACCAACCTATGGCACTcacattaattttaattgaaatctGCCTTTAATGAACATTTATTAGCTAAGATCAAATTTCTTTTTGAACTCAGAATTTTCTAAGGCTGGGGGCGTCAATCAGATACTTGATGATTTTTCAGTGTATTATCTTCATCCTCTTAAAAGTCTAGTATTATTCACTCCACTTCTTACAACACTGAGAATATGAGCACTTACctccattgtgtgtatgtgtgtgtgtgtgtcactagtcacttaacatttttttaaagcactttttaTGATATTAAAAATAGTACCCAGTAACATTTAAGTAAAGGTAGCGGAAAACAAAAGAACTTTCCAACAGAAATCATGCTCCCTgccaccccctccacctccaaGAATAATAAGCATGTGGCACAAATGGTGCTCTTCAGAAAAGCTGTCTGCATAATCTTCCTCCCAGGTAACGGGCTTGACAGCATGAAGAAGGTGATGATCTTAATTAGTCTACTGTTTAGTGGAGTCTTAGACACGGCTTTACTTCTGAGAGATGATGGTGCAGTCTCACCAATATATTGGGCGAGCCCTTCATTAGCGGTATGGCCTGTGAGAGAGCCCTGGCTCAGCCTTGCCTGTGCATGCAGCCCACACTTCATTTCGTCTGCAAATGTCTGACTTCCAGgtgccttattatttttttttccaaatatgtaTATAGTTGAGAATTTTTAGGGAGTTGTGGCAGCATTTTACAATGATTGTTACACTTTCAAACCCTGTTGTTTGAAAAGGCTCTTCAGGCAGCTTCACTGAAGTCTACTTTCGAATTTAATACAATACTAAATACATGAGGATTTGGCTTTTCTGCCtgccatttttacatttttaaaaatatcttcatttaaGTTGTAGAGTTCTTTAGGTTTGAATTCCTGTTTTACCATGTCTCAAAGTTTCTTATATCGAATTGAAATTTTTAATCCATTCTGCATTTtattgcacatttttaaaaagaatattttgaaccAATCCTTGATGACAAAAATTTATTAGAATGCATCTACATAAAGTATGGGTGCCGAGGTTAAGTTAGATTCAATGTGTTAGCTCCTGTCAAATACCCGGATAAAAGGCTTCCTACACCTCATCCTgggcagggagtgtgtgtgtgtgtgtatgtgtgtgtttgtgagtgtgtgtgtgtgtgtgtgtgtgtgtgtgtgtgtgtgtgtgtgtgtgtgtgtgtaggaggtggCAACAGGAGGCAGGACAGGGCATAAGGCAGAGCCACTGCAAAAAGTTAAGTGCCAAATAAGAAAGTAGAAAGAGTGAATTTGTTTGGAATGGAGAAGCTGAGATCTAAATACAGGGGCAATCTGGACATAAACAATGTATCCATTCTGACTTGTGACCACGTGCAGAAATAGGCCTGTGCAAGGCCTCATGTGTCAGTTCTTGGCTGCAGAAATGTTAACTGGATGGACCATTATAAAAGTAACAGTATCATTTTGTATTCTCATTAAAATTAGTATTACTGTGAATCAAAGGctgataataaagaaataatactcTGTAGAGAAAAAGTTTTCAAGCTGACTTAATTTATGTACTAACTACTACAGAATAAATGTTATATTCGCTCATttatctgtctttaaaaagggaTATGGtaaattatgtttatttcctAAAACTGTAAAGATCACACTGATGAGAAAAATTAGTTTTACAGAAAGTTCCACTCTGCTGGGGACTGGACAGACATTCCAACACAGACGTAAAGAAGTACACCTCCAGCTGTGCAttgtgacacaggcctttaatcccaggactcgggaggcaggtgcattgctgtgagttcgaggccagcctggtctacaaagagagtctaggacagccaatgctacacagagaaaccctgtctcgaaaaaccaaaacaaataaataagtccaCCTCCAGCAGAGAAGTGCAGACTCAACTGGAAAAACTACAAGAGCAAGCAGGTCTGAATCTGATGCCATTTGATCTTGGGCTGTGGGAGCCTAGTGACACAGTACTGCtatatgtgtgccaccacacctggctcttaagaacttttaaaaagttattttttgttatttgagacaaggtctgtgtCACTCAGGCTGTCCCCAAatttgagatcttcctgcctctgcctgtacctcatgagtgctaggattataagcatgtcaCTCAGCATAACAATTAGTGAAATCAAAATTACAGACTGTACTCATCACCAAGTGTGTTAATTCCTTACAGACTCACCTTCAACCCTAAAGTCTAGAGTCCTCTGTCCCCATCTTGCTTTGGCTTCCTGAGGACTTAATTCATGAGGTACGGGACAAAGTAAGTATATGTGTGCACTGCACAGAAAATCTTCAGCCAAGTCGGCtccaggaagggaggggctgggattgCCAGCCTTAGCAAGGACTCTGTAAATGCCAGCCAATCAGAATGGGGCAAAGCCACTACCTGGTGCTAGCAAGATTCTGCATCCTTTGTTTTGTGGCTAAACTGAAATAGGACTTTCAGCTTTGACATTCACCTGGCTCTTAAGGGTTAAATTCAAGGAGTCAGGTGGGAGCAAGGACACCTTGCACAGGGGCTTTTGAAGTTCTGTAGATAGATGGTCATCATCTGTGCCAGAGAACAGAGTGGAGGGAGAAGGTTAGATTTGTAACCatgttgggaatcgaacccagagccttgtgcttgctagacaTGTGCTCTGCCACTGCACCACATTCCCAGCAGCCTGACCTTCGTGGCCATGCAATTGGTGGGTGGGATTAAGCTTCTGTGCGCTTTTCCCATTTACATGCCAGAGCCTTCCATTTCTGCTTTCCTGGGTGCTACAGAGCACAGGAGGACACTGAAGTAGATGCAGTCATTTGCAACtgcacaaatatattttttcGAGGGGAGGAGATACTAGACTTCAAATTGTGAATTTGCACGTGTCCACCTTGGACTCTATCCCTCAAAACCTGCAGTCTAATCCTTCACTACCGAATTCTTGCGCTGACATCTCTACTTTCATGTGGTGACAGGAAGGTTTGATCAGTATGGTCATCAGTGGGCCACATTGTTAATCGTTCTGATGACTAATGCAACCTGCCTGGCAACAGACAAGGTCCAGGGATGAGCTCTGTGTGGAACTGTGCGCAGAACAAGGGCTTTAGTCACCAAGAATGGCACATCCCTAAAAGAGACCATCCCAAGCTGGGGTGTCTCTAGCCTGTTGGACACTGGAGTGCCCAAAGGCAGCCCTGCACACACAGAGTGCTGGGACAAATGGCCACTGCTTGGTTCAGGTGGAGTTAGCCAACCAGGCATGAGCTCTCTACCAAATACAGCATATAGGCAGCAGTGAGCCCTGATTTCAGAGGAATCTTACCTAGAATTCTTCTTAATTTTCTGGACTTCCTCCTAATCCCTTAATATTTTGACTATCATTTTACCTAAAGGATTAAATATTTGGACTCATTAAACTTCCAATTTTTTCTATCCTGGTCTGTAAATTATGTCAGGCATAATTCCCAGGTAGCAAAATCtaccattttatttcattattattttatgtgtgagtgttttgcctgcatgtatatgcatcACCTGCATGACTGGTGCTTGTGGAGAcgagaagaggctgtcagatccccgagagctggaattacagatggttgtaagcttccaatgtgagtgctgggaattgaagccaggtgcTCTGCAAGTGCAACGAgtactcttaacaactgagccatctctccagcctgaaccCCTGCTTCGACTTtacaaatgctggggttataggtatgtgccTCCATACCATTTGTGGGGTGCCGGGGATCCCACCAGGCCTTTATTTATGTGTGCTAAGTAAGCATTCTGCAAATTGACCTACAACCCCAGCCCTAAGTTTTAAAtcgtctttaaaaatataatttattcagtttttaaaatgtttatgtgaattggtgtgagggtgtcagatcccttggaactagagttacagacagttgtgagctgctgggtgggtgctgggagttgaacccaggtctttcCGAAGAGTAGACAATGCTCTTAAGCATGCCACCATTTCCCTAGGCCCCACATTTTAAATCCTAGACTTACATACTGCgtttgttttcttgttactgtgacaaaatacttggcaAATTTCTTTTCACTCATGGCTGAAGGGTACAGTCCGTCACTGTGGGGAAGTAAGGTGCCGGCTTCTTCGGGCATCTGGTCACACTGGCTCCACAGGGGGCCAGGAAGGATGAACACGAGGGCTcagctcattttctttctatccGTGCAGTACAGGACCCCCGCTTATGGACCAGTGCTGCCTGGGTTAGAGTGGGTCTTTCCACTAGTGCCTCTACAGTCTGTTGGCAACACAATTAGCCGGCCTAGTGTGTTGAcgcttgtctttaatcccaggcagaggcaagagaatctctgaatttgaggttagcctggtctatacaacagttccaggagagccagggatacagagagaccctttaaaacaaacaaaaacaaacaaacaaacaaacaagtaatctCGAAGATACGACCTGAGtattttcggtttttcgagacgggatttctctgtgtagccttggctgtcctagacttgctttgtagaccaggcaggcttccaaactcagagatccccctgcctccgcctccttgaGTGCCTGGTATGTACCATTGTGCCTGGCTGCACTACCTGAGTATGTTTAGTTTTATACCATTTCCTATGATAGTAAAACTTGCTATTTGTCAAAatccaaataaatttttttttttttctgagacaaggtttctctatgcagccctggctgtcctggagttcactttgtagaccaggctggcctcaaacccacagagatccaccagcctctgcctcctgagtgctgggattaaaggcttgcaccaccgcacctggctaatttaagtttttttaaCCTGTGTTTAAATTTAGGCGAACCAGTTGACACACCCTGCACCCACTAACGAATTAATAAGCAACAAAATGCCAGGAGAAAGCACGGCTAGCATACCCCACTGGGCAGCTGCACAGCTAATCTCAAATGCATTCGTGGATGAGCTTTGTTCCCCAAGTGGAAGTGAGTATCATCTCTGGCCATTGTTGTGGCTCTGATTGCAGCCATCTGAGCATGATGCATCCACACAGGTGCTAAAGGTTAGGTTTCCatacttacttacttttcttacttacttttttgtacttactttttttttttgaaacttacTTTTTCATCCCAGTTTAAAACACTGACTgaaaggggagcagggagcaggaaggACTGTTGGAGTGCTAGCCCGGAgtgtgcaagaccctgggtttaatGCTCAGCACTGCATGAGGATATgagggggtgtggtgtgtgtgtgtgtgtgtgtgtgtgtgtgtgtgtgtgtgtgtgtgtgtgtatgtgtgtgtgtgtgtgtggtggcatccACTTGCAGTCCTTGCCCTCTGGAGGCATGGAGACAAGAGGCTTGGTGGCTcaagagaaaaagtaaaagagaaatcgCCAAAGTAAGCTAATCGGGAGCCACTTTCTGAGGGCAGCTGAGACTGCAGCCCTGTAGGGGGTGAGAGGGTGACGGAGGGCAAGATTAGCCTAGTAAGAAGAGTTTTGagtcattcccccctccccaagtcTTTGGTGTGCAAAGAAGTTTCCCTTGCCCCTAGACTTTAGTCTATGTAGGATTTGGACTCTATACAGCTTTCCCTGGCAGAGTTGGATTCACAAGTTTCCCTTCCTCAATGGCCTGTGAGGCACCCAGATCTTCACCCTGGGCCTTTCTGCAAGTCAAATAGCAGACAAGCATGGAG
This window of the Acomys russatus chromosome 1, mAcoRus1.1, whole genome shotgun sequence genome carries:
- the Akap5 gene encoding A-kinase anchor protein 5, coding for MKECTVKMEETRVSEIQIETKDEKGPVAVSPQEERQERKTATLCFKRRKKANKMKPKAGSETAEVTKKCPPEAGVSPQLQPAGAWASIKRFVTRRKRSESSKKPKLSEPEAQPEDVALPEKKAKSRLKIPCLRFSRGAKRSRHSKLTEDSGYVRVQGDADDLEIKAQTQLADQAIQGKSTQGLQEDVLAEDGKEGRESHVSNSVTSAEKVISVELELENQSSAIQMETTGLETETKVITEKPSVQAQQANLFESSEAASPQPVASAAPPSPAAKQRRGVEQPSANIQESAPSAKDEGSRGSAAEEKKAEEIALSQAPDLKENGIDAEKPRSEESKRMEPIAIIITDTEISEFDVKKSKNVPKQFLVSMENEQVGVFANDGDFDGRTSEQYETLLIETASSLVKNAIELSVEQLVNEMVSGDDKINALLQ